In Streptococcus gallolyticus subsp. gallolyticus DSM 16831, the sequence GTGTAAAGCACCTATAATCTAAGTAGGAGGACGCAGATAAATATGGCTAAGGTTTGTTATTTCACAGGTCGTAAGACTGTATCAGGAAACAACCGTTCACACGCAATGAACAAAACAAAACGTGTAGTTAAACCAAATCTTCAAAAAGTTACTATTCTTGTTAATGGAAAACCTAAAAAAGTTTGGGCATCAGCTCGTGCGCTTAAATCTGGTAAAGTAGAACGCGTATAAAATGAAAAGCCGAAAGGCTTTTTTCTTTGTTTTGTAGCCGGTAATCTTTTATTATTTTTTACAAGACGGCTAATATATGGTAAAATAAACTGATAAAAACTTTTGAGGTAGTAAATATGACTGTGAAAATTAATACAAAAGATGGCCAAATTGAGTTATCTGACGACGTTATTGCAACTGTTGTTGGAGGTTCCGCAACAGAAATTTTTGGTGTTGTTGGTATGGCAAGTAAAAGTGCTCTTAAGGATAATTTTCAAGCGCTTCTGCGTAAAGAAAACTACGCAAAAGGTGTTGTTGTCAAATCAACAGAAAGTGGTATTTCAGTCGATGTTTACACTGTAATGTCATATGGTGTAAAAATTTCTGAGGTATCAAAAAACATTCAGGAACGTGTCAAGTTCAACCTCGAAAACCAACTTGGCCTTTCAGCAGATACGGTGAATGTTTACGTACAAAATATTAAAGTTGTAGGAGAAGATTAGTGTCAAATATTACAACCAGTTTATTCCAAGAAATGGTTCAAGCTGCTAGCACACGTCTTGGAAATCAAGCAGAATATGTAAACTCCCTTAATGTTTTCCCTGTCCCAGACGGTGATACAGGAACAAACATGGGAATGACAATTGAAAATGGTGCCAAAGAGGTTGCAGATAAACCTGCAAGTACTGTTGGAGAAGTTGGACAAATTCTATCAAAAGGTCTTTTGATGGGAGCACGTGGTAATTCAGGTGTTATCACATCTCAATTATTCCGTGGTTTTGGTCAAGCAATCAAAGATAAAGAAGAGTTAACTGGTCAAGATTTAGCTCATGCTTTCCAATCAGGTGTAGAAGTAGCTTATAAAGCTGTTATGAAACCTGTTGAAGGTACTATTTTAACTGTTTCTCGTGGAGCAGCAACTGCCGCTCTTAAGAAAGCTGAAGAAACTGACGATGCTGTTGAAGTAATGCGTGCTGCACTTGATGGTGCTAAACGTGCTTTGGCTAAAACACCAGAAATGCTTCCTGTTTTGAAAGAAGTTGGTGTTGTCGATTCAGGTGGTCAAGGTTTAGTTTTTATTTATGAAGGATTTTTAGCTGCTTTGACTGGTGAATACATCGCTTCTGAAGATTTCAAAGCAACTCCAGCGGTAATGACTGAAATGATTAATGCTGAACACCACAAATCAGTAGCTGAACACGTTGCAACTGAAGATATTAAATACGGTTATTGTACTGAAATCATGGTTGCACTTAAACAAGGTCCTACTTATGTTAAAGAGTTTAACTATGAAGAGTTCCAAGGTTATTTGAGTGGTTTAGGTGACTCACTTATCCTTGTTAACGACGATGAAATTGCTAAAGTTCACGTCCATACTGAAGACCCAGGCCTTGTTCTTCAAGAAGGACTTAAATATGGTGCGCTTAAAAAAGTTAAAGTTGATAACATGCGTAACCAACACGACGCTGTTCTTGAAAAAGACCAAGCAGTAGCTATTAGCCAAGAAGAAAAAGACTTTGCTATTGTTGCAGTATGTGCTGGTGACGGTTTAGCTGATATCTTTAAATCACAAGGCGTTGACTACGTTATTTCTGGCGGTCAAACAATGAACCCATCAACAGAAGATATTGTTAAAGCGATTGATGCTGTTAACGCTAAAAATGTTATTATCTTGCCAAATAACAAAAATATCTTCATGGCTGCACAATCAGCAGCAGAAGTGTCTGAAGTGCCAGCAGCAGTTGTTGAAACACGTACTGTACCTCAAGGATTTACAAGCTTGTTAGCTTTCAACCCCGCACAATCATTGGAAGAAAACGTTGAAGCAATGACAGCTAGCCTTTCTGACGTTGTTAGCGGTAGCGTGACACTTGCTGTTCGCGATACTTCTATTGATGGTCTTGAAATCCACAAAGATGACAACCTTGGTATGGTTGATGGTAAAATCGTGGTTTCAAATCCAGATATGACAACTACATTGAAAGAAACATTTGCTAAAATGATTGACGAAGATAGTGAAATCATCACTATTTACGTTGGTGAAGAAGGAAATCAAGAATTAGCAGAAGAAATTTCTGAATATCTTGAATCAACTTACGAAGATGTTGAAGTTGAAATTCATGATGGTAAACAACCAGTTTATCCATACTTGATGAGTGTTGAATAAAAACATAATAAAGAGAGTCTGAACAATTCAGGCTCTTTTTTTCTGCCCTCAAAGAGCAATACCTATGTAAGAAATGTGTTGTTTTTATAGGAAAATAGTTTTATCTATAATAGAATCAATTTATCCTATTATATAATAGAAAACGGTGCTTATATTTTGAAAAGAGAAAAAATTTTCAACTAACAAAATTTTCTGAAAATTATCTTGACTTTATTTTATAAAGTGTTAACATGGAGTGTAAGATTTAATTGATAGGAGAAAACAGATGAGAAGTGACATGATTAAGGTAGGTGTGGATAAAGCACCAGCCCGTGGTCTTCTTTATGCAACCGGGCAAGTAAAATCTGCTAAAGACATGCAAAAACCATTTATCGCAATTTGTAATTCTTACATTGATATTGTTCCTGGACATGTTCATTTGCGTGAGTTGGCAGATGTCGCCAAGGAAGCTATTCGTGAAATGGGTGGTATTCCTTTTGAATTTAATACAATTGGTGTTGACGACGGGATTGCTATGGGGCATATTGGGATGCGTTATAGCCTTCCATCACGTGAAATTATTGCGGATGCTGCTGAGACAGTTATTAATGCGCATTGGTTTGACGGTGTTTTCTACATTCCAAACTGTGATAAAATTACGCCAGGGATGATTCTAGCTGCCCTTCGTACAAATGTTCCTGCAGTTTTCTGTTCAGGTGGACCAATGAAAGGTGGCGTTGATATGACTGGACATCAAGCGACTTTATCAAGCCTTTTTGAAGCGGTCGGAACATATCAAGCTGGCGATATGTCAAAAACAGAATTAGATTA encodes:
- the rpmB gene encoding 50S ribosomal protein L28; this encodes MAKVCYFTGRKTVSGNNRSHAMNKTKRVVKPNLQKVTILVNGKPKKVWASARALKSGKVERV
- a CDS encoding Asp23/Gls24 family envelope stress response protein, whose translation is MTVKINTKDGQIELSDDVIATVVGGSATEIFGVVGMASKSALKDNFQALLRKENYAKGVVVKSTESGISVDVYTVMSYGVKISEVSKNIQERVKFNLENQLGLSADTVNVYVQNIKVVGED
- a CDS encoding DAK2 domain-containing protein produces the protein MSNITTSLFQEMVQAASTRLGNQAEYVNSLNVFPVPDGDTGTNMGMTIENGAKEVADKPASTVGEVGQILSKGLLMGARGNSGVITSQLFRGFGQAIKDKEELTGQDLAHAFQSGVEVAYKAVMKPVEGTILTVSRGAATAALKKAEETDDAVEVMRAALDGAKRALAKTPEMLPVLKEVGVVDSGGQGLVFIYEGFLAALTGEYIASEDFKATPAVMTEMINAEHHKSVAEHVATEDIKYGYCTEIMVALKQGPTYVKEFNYEEFQGYLSGLGDSLILVNDDEIAKVHVHTEDPGLVLQEGLKYGALKKVKVDNMRNQHDAVLEKDQAVAISQEEKDFAIVAVCAGDGLADIFKSQGVDYVISGGQTMNPSTEDIVKAIDAVNAKNVIILPNNKNIFMAAQSAAEVSEVPAAVVETRTVPQGFTSLLAFNPAQSLEENVEAMTASLSDVVSGSVTLAVRDTSIDGLEIHKDDNLGMVDGKIVVSNPDMTTTLKETFAKMIDEDSEIITIYVGEEGNQELAEEISEYLESTYEDVEVEIHDGKQPVYPYLMSVE